The Marmota flaviventris isolate mMarFla1 chromosome 5, mMarFla1.hap1, whole genome shotgun sequence genome includes the window CAGGAATAAGTTAAAGCCTCGGGAAACCTTTTCATTGCCCCTTAATCTATATTATGCTGCCTGAAGCACATGTCTAAGCTTGTTGAAAACCTTTTTAATCCCAGGAGTCTTTCATCAATGAAGTGAATTAGTAACTGCAAAACagactcaattttaaaatgtgaaatcagCAGCATTCTTTCATTTCAGGATGCCTCCTGAAAATTCCTGCTCAGAATTTGTTCTGAAAGGTTTGAAAATGGGTACAGTTCAAATAACCAAGAGCTGAATATAAAACTCCATTCTAGTCACTATAAAAACCACCTCTTGGCAGAGAATGAGTTATCTCTGAAATTGTCCCATCTCTAAAATCTTATGAGTTATGGCTGTGACTAAAATGGACTATTTCCCATGTCATACACAATTCCTTTACATAATAGCTATAGTTGAATAAATATACAAACAGATGGAAGCTAGAGCAGTGAAAGTTAGGTCTCAGTATCTTTTCCATGAATGCCTCCTAAACTGCTCCAGTCAGGAGGCTGATGGTCATGGTCATTCCTGCTCTGGCCCTATCACCTTTGATCTCATCTAATAGTAGATGATTACTTGCTGTGTATTCTCTCTACTTCGTTCCCTTTCTGTCACCTCTGCTTTACTGTAGGCCCTCAGCATCTCTCATCTAGACCTctaaaatacaacaaataaaattcCCATAGCCAGACACCCCCTCTCAATGCACTCTCCAGTTATCTTTCTAGAATACAAATGTTGTCATGTCATTCTCCTTAATCAACAGAGCTTTGAAGTCTAACTTTCTGCCTCTTACCACATGCATCATACACTAGCTATGCCAGCTTTTGCATGCAGTGTTCTGCCTAGAGTGCCTTTCCTACCACATCCACCTCAACAAGCCCTAGCATCTTTTAAGATATCATGCAAATGACACCTTGTGACCATTTCCTCCACCCTATCCCTCTTTTCTCTGGGCTTCCCAAGTACTACCCTCCTTGTTAGGTCCTTTTTATAATCATGTTGTAATTGTTGATCCTAGTCTGTCTTCCCAGGAAGAGTCTCAATATCTATTCACCATGTCTTTATTGCACATTCTCTGTGTCAAGTCATCTTCTGTGTATTAGGAATATAgtagtgaacaaaataaaatatttgctctcATGGAGCTCATAGCCCAGTATGggaaatggcaaaaataaaataaaataaatcctagaAAATGTCAGGAAGTGATAAGTAGgtgaagaaaagtaaagcaggaaacATGGATGCTACTGTGGAAAGGGTAGCTGAAGAACTTCTGTCGTATTCATTAATATTTGAACAAAAACCTGACAAAAGTGAGGGAAAGAGCCCATGCACAGAAGTATGAAAGAATATCCAGGCTGAAGTGGATACAGAGGGACTGTAAATGTGAAGGCCTCCTTGGAGACTTATTCACCTTTTTATGCCCCATGGCTAAGCAGAGTCTGGCAAAAGTCATCTAACTATGTGTAGACTTACTGCTGAGCTCATATTCTAGTACAGATTTTGTTCCATTTCACCTCTAGTGGTCCCCTCCAGTCTAGAGGAAGAATACCTCACTACAGAGAGCACTGTATTTCTCTGTTGAAAAGGCCCTGACATCACAAATGCCACTCCTCAATAATCCCTTCTTCTGTTTCCTTACAGCACCTCATTTTTACTTCTTCTGTGATACATATCACATACTGCCTTACATTGCAAGGGTTTGTgtacaaataatattttccctCAAATTCTTGAGAATCCAGATCATGATCTTTTCACAAAAATTCTGTTCACACATCATCTAGCTCAGGGACTTGTGCTTAGTCACCAGCTAAGTAACTGGATAACCTCTACCTAGATTAGCAAAATACTAGGGCCACATCCCCCACCAAAGACTTTGGGAATGTAGGGAAGGACAGTACACCTTTCTTTCCACCCAGGCTTATTATTAGTTGCCCCAAtaaatgtttgtataattatgttttataatacttCTCATGGGTCTCTTATTACTTTTTCCCGTCTAAGCAGGGAGGTTAGTCAAATTCTCAAGAGAATTTCTGCAGACTAAGTAGATCTAAGTAGATGTTTCAacagctggggggaggggggggtgaCCTGGACCAGAAGTTAGTAAGAGGAGCTGATTTGTGTGGCTGAAAAGGCCACACCCAGTCATTATCCACTTTTCCCATCCTCACAAGGTACTACACCTTTCCTTAATTGAGCTTTTCTATCAACTTTCTTTACTCTCTTCCAATAGTGGACAACGAACCTCTCCGAAATGGAATGGtatatagaatttcatttttttaaaaaaccatattaACAACCTTCCTTCCCATGAAACAAAGAAGTTGCCAACAATTAAGAAAACAGATAAACGAGTATCTGTTCTTAGCTGCAATATGCAGCAATGACCAATGCCTAAATAAATCACCGGTTTTGCATCAGTCTCCTCCTATCTGTAAGAGCATAAATTCCCTTGTAACTCACTGCGAACAGTTCCAGGATGAGAAATCTATGTAAGATCTAGAAGGGACGActttaaaagactgaaaaaacCAGGAGAAAAAATGGTAAAGCTATCTTCCAACGCCTCATTCCAGAGGCgctttaattaatttttgcccctgacccactcccccacccctgccaccttCTCCATGTGCCTCTTTAACTCCCCTCTACTCTCTACCTCCCTTCCAAGTCCCGGATAGCTTCCTCTGTTACCTGATCACTTATTCTCGAGGTTTGGGCAAAACTGTGCGCCAAAGTGCCGGCCGGCAAGGAAGGGGTGCGAGCAGCGGACGCCAGCGCTCCAGTGCCGCAGGTTCCACCTTGGAGAAGCACACACCGCTCTCCACGCGGCCCCAGAGCGCGTTGGGAGCCTACAGCTAGCTCCGCCCATTCCAGACAGGCCCCGCCCCTTAGGAAAGAGCTTTTTAGCCCTTGGCAGGCGCCGTAGTCATCACCCAACAGGCTTGGCCCAACTCTTTCCGCGCCGGCTGCGAGTGCGCAGCGCAGCCAACCTGTGGGCGGAGGTGTAAGGGAGCGGATAGCCAAGCCCGGCACTTCCCACGCATTGCTCAAAGACTGCAGTCAGGCCCCTAGGGTGGAGAAAGTGTCGCCTTCTGGGTGTCCAAGTCGCTGCAGTGACCCCTGCGTTAACGTTTTCCGCTGCTGCGGCTGCTGGAGCTTCGATAATTCCCGCATCTGGGCGGAGGCGCGCAGCCTCTGCACTCTGCGGACCAAGCAGGAGGGTGCTGGAGCGGACTCTCCCAACAGCGTCTGTGcttgtcctcctgcctccccacccccaccctgcgcCACCCGCATCCCCGCCCCCTCGCTCTGCACCTCCTCCTTGGCTGCGGGCAGAGGGCTTCAAACAGCCGCAGCGCCCAGTGTCTGGACAGCCTGTAGGAGGCACACACGCCTACACCCACCCTGCCTAGCCGCACCCCTGCCCAGCATGTCGGCGCTCGAGTGGTACGCCCACAAATCTCTGGGCGATGGCATCTTCTGGATTCAAGAACGCTTCTATGAGTCCGGCAACCGCGCCAATATCTGGCTGGTGCGTGGCTCCGAGCAGGACGTAGTGATCGATACCGGCCTGGGGTTGCGCAGCCTCCCGGAGTACCTGTATTCCTCCGGCCTCTTGCAGGACTGCGGGGCCAAAGAGGATGCGGCGCCCCGGCCGCTTCTGGCTGTGGCCACCCACGTGCACTTCGACCACTCCGGCGGTCTGTACCAGTTCGACCAGGTGGCCGTGCACCACGCTGAGGCCGAGGCCCTGGCTCGCGGGGACAACTTTGAGACCGTGACCTGGCTTTCCGACAGCGAGGTGGTGCGGGCGCCCAGCCCCGGCTGGAGGGCCAGGCAGTTCCGAGTGCAGGCTGTGCAGCCCACCCTCATTCTGCAGGATGGTAATAGGCCCCCACGGGCACGCGATCGCGTTAAGGGAGGGGATTGGGGAGAGACTGTCCGAGTACTGCGTATTGCAAAATTGCTTGGCCATAGTGGGATTGTTTGGGTACATCGCAGACGCATCCCTTCTGTCTTACCCTTCCCAGGGTAAAAGCCCACTACATCAGTGCCAAGGCCATCGCAGCCTTCTCTGTCAGTAGACAGTAGCTCTGGTACAGTGTAGTGATTCTGAGTACTCGATTGAAAGCCGGCACCACCCCCTAGTCAGTTTCCTGTGTCTGTTGCAGTAGTAACACTACAGAGACCGGTGACCAGggatttccctttctttccccctgAGAACCCGTCTGACATTTCCAGGATTTTATAGCAAGTAGACTTTTAAGGAATAACGCCTCACGAAGAGTACATGTCGCACTTTGTGCTTTTGAGAACTGCTGACTTAATTTGCTCAGTCACCACCTGGTATGAACAGTTACCACCTGTAGGCTTAGAAAACCATCAGAGCAGTGATTCCAATCTGCgcattcatttttatctttcagattggtttcttttcttgatgttgCCTCACTAGAGAAAAAGCTTGATAGTGaacataaaatagaatatgtCTAGCTTATGTAATGTCAGATATCTGGTCTGCTTGAAAGCGATGCCTGAGAAAGATTAATAAGCTTTGTTTCCTATGGGGTGAAGTATGTGGCATAATAAATAGATGGCCTTGGTCATCTTTGGTTATGAAAGACGATGCGGTTTCAGAGAGAAATTCATGGAATAAAACAAGATAGGGGCCCTACTCTTTCCACACAGGAACTGAGCCACAACAGCATATTTGGtatatttctcttctatttaGAAGAATTTTAGCCTCACTACGTATTTGAAAACAGGTAACCAATCCCCGATTAAATGTCTTGCCTAGCGAGATGGTGATAAAAGCTAGGATTTGAACCAAGGCACAATAGATCAAAGCATGAAGAACATACCATAAATCATACCAAGAATTATGATAATTCTAAGCAGAATGTGAAagtcccttttttcctttctatcttATCATTTTAATTGTCTATTTAGTCTATTGAAACATGCCTTTATGAAGAATATCCAGTTTTGCACTACAGTGAAGCTAACTATAAGACTAAACAATACAGcagataataaaatgttttacaaaaatcAGTTTTTCTTACAGATGATATCTTGATcatttgtaatattaaaaaaattgtaaaactcTATGTCTCATCCTCCTCCCAAAAGTCTCCTTAAAGTTTTAAATctgagtatttaaaaaacaaaacctgttaGGTAAGAGTCTTACATTATCTGACAATTTTAGATGAAAAaagtatttatattaaatatacttttaatcattatatttctttgataGAATTGATACTTTTAGAGGTAGCATTTCCAAGCAGTTGGTGGATATTCAGATTCTCAAGGGCGAAAGAATGGTAGGGATTattgttttatagatgaagagaGGATCTACACAGACCTGAACACTATTCCCGAGGTCTCCTTGACATTTTGGGAAGGAACTTGTACGGGAACCCAGGTTTCCTGAATCCCAATTGATGGTAGAATCCTGCCATTTTTGGAGCTGCAAAGGGCCTTCTAGCCACTTGTGTGGTGCTTTAAAGCTTTGAAGGTGTGAAAAGAAAGCTTAATATTTACAAACACTTTGAAGGTGGTAGTACTGTGTTATCAAAAGTTGTTTTTCATTAAGAGCAGGATGCCTCATCTTCTCAAGTACTATCTAATTTCCTCACTTCTCAGGAATATTAATTTCCTGTCTCTTCTAGAGGATGAGGCCTGTTAACTTGCTATTAACATAATCCAGATACCTAGAAGGAGATATAAAATACTTACATTAAAAAGCCATGTACagatgcatacacacatacacagtacATACTCAACAGCATATAGTCTTCATTACTTTGGTTAGAACACAAAGTGGctgaaataatttattacattTCATTTAGTGAATTGATGATTACCTTTTATGGAGAAGCATAAATCTGTTCACTGAATCTCTAACCCCAAAGCAGACTTATAAATGAGGGACACGAGGACAAGGAGAGAACAGCCACGTCATCCAGTGCATTATCTTTGATGAAAAAACAGCTTGCCTTATTaataatgaaatgatattttcctGTGAGAAGATAGTGCTAGATCTTGAACGGGCAGACATCAtgttgcctatttttttttcaatattcatgTGATTCAAGTTCTGGCATTTTGGTCTCCATTGTATGTGTTtagacaattttcttttcttttctatttttttttgttgaaattgccctctctctttttttttttttttaatttttattgttggttgttcaaaacattacatagttcttgatatatcatatttcacactttgattcaagtgggttatgaactcccatttttaccccgtatacagattgcagaatcacatcagttacacatgcaattgatttacatattgccatactagtgtctgttgtattctgctgcctttcctatccactactatcccccctcccctcccctcccctcccctcttctctctctaccccctctactgtcattcatttctcccccttgtattatttttccctttcccctcacttcctcttgtatgtacttttgtataaccctgagggtctccttccatttccatgcaatttcccttctctctccctttccctcccacctctcatccctgtttaatgttaatcttcttctcatgctcttcctccctactctgttcttagttactttccttatatcaaagaagacatttggcatttgatttttagggattggctagcttcacttagcataatctgctctaatgctatccatttccctgcaaattctatgattttgtcattttttaatgcagattaatactccattgtgtataaatgccacatttttttttatccattcgtttattgaagggcatctaggttggttccacagtcttgctattgtgaattgtgctgctatgaacatcgatgtagcagtgtccctgtagcatgctctttttaggtctttagggaatagaccgagaaggggaatagctgggtcaaatggtggttccattcccagctttccaagaaatctccatattgctttccaaattggctgcaccaatttgcagtcccaccagcaatgtacaagtgtacccttttccccacatcctcgccagcacttgttgtttgacttcatgatggctgccaatcttactggagtgagatggtatcttaagggtggttttgatttgcatttctctgactgctagagatggtgagcattttttcatgtacttgttgattgattgtatgtcctcctctgagaagtgtctgttcaggtccttgacccatttgttgattgggttatttgttatcttattgtctaattttttgagttctttgtatactctggatattagggctctatctgaagtgtgaggagtaaagatttgttcccaggatgtaggctccctatttacctcacttattgtttcttttgctgagaaaaaactttttagtttgagtaagtcccatttgttaattctagtTATTacctcttgtgctatgggtgtcctattgaggaatttggagcccgaccccacagtatgtagatcatagccaactttttcttctatcagacgctgtgtctctgattttatatcaagctccttgatccattttgagttaacttttgtgcatggcgagagaaagggattcagtttcattttgttgcatatggatttccagttttcccagcaccatttgttgaagatgctatccttcctccattgcatgcttttagcccctttatcaaatataagatagttgcagttttgtggattggtttctgtgccctctattctgtaccattggtccacccacctgttttggtaccagtaccatgctgtttttgttactattgctctgtagtatagtttgaagtctggtatcgctatgccgcctgattcacacttcatgcttagcattgtttttgctattctgggtcttttatttttccatatgaatttcatgattgctttctctatttctacaagaaatgccgttgggattttgattggcattgcattaaacctatagagaacttttggtaatatcgccattttgatgatgttagttctgcctatccatgaacagggtatatttttccatcttctaagatcttcttctatttctctctttagggttctgtagttttcattgtataagtctttcacctcttttgttaggttgattcccaagtatttta containing:
- the Mblac2 gene encoding acyl-coenzyme A thioesterase MBLAC2, translating into MSALEWYAHKSLGDGIFWIQERFYESGNRANIWLVRGSEQDVVIDTGLGLRSLPEYLYSSGLLQDCGAKEDAAPRPLLAVATHVHFDHSGGLYQFDQVAVHHAEAEALARGDNFETVTWLSDSEVVRAPSPGWRARQFRVQAVQPTLILQDGDVINLGDRQLTVMHMPGHSRGSICLHDKDRKILFSGDVVYDGSLIDWLPYSRISDYVGTCERLIELVDRGLVEKVLPGHFNTFGAERLFRLASNYISKAGICHKVSTFALRSLASLALRVTNSRTSP